One window of Desulfobaculum bizertense DSM 18034 genomic DNA carries:
- a CDS encoding YajQ family cyclic di-GMP-binding protein, with protein MASFDIVSRVDMQEVDNAVNNVLKEVATRYDFRGVTTEVSLNRKDGIINIVTGDEMKIKALREMLISHFTRRKVDSRVLEFKDPEGTSLGALKQEVRILQGIEKDQAKKIVKFIKDLKLKKIQASIQDDQVRVQGKQIDELQAVIQELQASKIELPLQFINMKR; from the coding sequence ATGGCATCTTTTGACATCGTAAGCCGTGTAGATATGCAGGAAGTGGATAACGCCGTGAATAACGTGCTGAAAGAAGTCGCAACTCGCTACGATTTCCGTGGTGTAACCACTGAGGTGAGCCTGAACCGAAAGGACGGGATCATTAATATCGTGACGGGTGACGAGATGAAGATCAAGGCACTGCGCGAAATGCTGATTTCCCATTTCACACGCCGCAAGGTAGATTCCCGTGTTTTGGAGTTCAAGGACCCCGAAGGGACTTCTCTTGGCGCTCTCAAACAGGAAGTTCGCATTCTTCAGGGCATTGAGAAAGATCAGGCCAAGAAGATTGTAAAATTTATTAAGGACCTGAAACTGAAAAAAATTCAGGCATCCATTCAGGACGATCAGGTCCGAGTGCAGGGCAAGCAGATTGACGAGCTTCAGGCTGTTATTCAGGAGCTTCAGGCGAGCAAGATTGAGCTGCCTCTGCAGTTTATCAACATGAAGCGGTAG
- the abc-f gene encoding ribosomal protection-like ABC-F family protein: protein MALLSLRDIRLAFSDHPVLDGVGMQIEEGERVCLVGRNGEGKSSLMRIVCGEMKADGGEVLVSKGTRIARLSQDVPQDIEGRVFDVVAAGIGDMGTALSAYRRAVAAVEKDASQMPELENAQQAVDASGGWESYQTVETVLSRLKLDADAEFSALSGGLKRRVMLARALASDPDVLLLDEPTNHLDIESITWLEDFLLRHVKTLFFVTHDRALLRRLATRIVELDRGHISDWSCDYDTYLVRKEELLHAEEKEWERFEIKLAEEEVWLRKGVTARRHRNQGRLRDLHKMREQRQKRRYRPGLAKMQLQEGGLSGKLVAEAENISLSFGEHKIFTDFSAAIMRGDRVGIIGPNGAGKTTLLRVLLGELTPDAGSVRLGTKLEVAYFDQLRSVLDPDVRAYEAVAEGNDWVTIDGRRKHVMGYLQDFLFSRDRARTKVHALSGGERNRLLLAKLFTQPANVLVLDEPTNDLDAETLDLLEELLMQYSGTVIVVSHDRAFLNNVVTSTIAFDDDGEVREYVGGYDDWQRQRSTYADEAQEAPKPAKKRERVRADGKRKLSFGEKRERDQLQEELDALPQKLEELEARQEELGKKLEDPDFYGRDPQGFASCSEELEGLSPQLDALLERWEVIEARLAELVED, encoded by the coding sequence GTGGCGCTTTTGAGTCTCCGCGACATCCGGCTGGCCTTTTCTGACCATCCGGTGCTCGACGGTGTTGGAATGCAGATTGAAGAAGGGGAGAGGGTTTGCCTTGTTGGCCGTAATGGCGAGGGCAAGTCTTCTCTGATGCGCATTGTCTGTGGCGAGATGAAGGCTGACGGGGGCGAAGTCCTTGTGAGCAAGGGCACTCGAATTGCACGACTTTCGCAGGACGTTCCGCAGGATATTGAGGGGCGGGTCTTTGATGTTGTTGCTGCTGGAATCGGTGATATGGGCACGGCACTGTCGGCCTACCGCCGGGCAGTTGCGGCCGTGGAAAAAGACGCCTCACAAATGCCGGAGCTGGAAAACGCACAGCAGGCTGTTGATGCAAGCGGTGGCTGGGAGTCGTACCAGACCGTTGAGACTGTGCTGTCCCGATTGAAACTGGACGCCGACGCGGAATTCTCTGCCTTGTCTGGCGGCCTGAAACGCCGGGTCATGCTGGCGCGAGCCTTGGCAAGCGACCCGGATGTGCTGCTTTTGGACGAGCCGACCAACCATTTGGACATTGAGTCTATTACATGGCTGGAAGATTTTCTTTTGCGCCACGTCAAGACGCTGTTTTTTGTGACCCATGACCGCGCACTGCTGCGGCGTCTGGCAACGCGAATAGTGGAGCTGGACCGGGGACATATCTCGGACTGGAGCTGTGACTACGATACGTACCTTGTGCGCAAGGAAGAGCTGCTTCATGCTGAGGAAAAAGAGTGGGAACGCTTTGAGATCAAGCTGGCCGAAGAAGAGGTCTGGCTGAGAAAGGGCGTTACTGCACGACGTCACCGAAATCAGGGCCGTCTGCGCGACCTGCATAAGATGCGGGAGCAGCGGCAAAAGCGGCGTTACCGTCCGGGGCTGGCCAAAATGCAGCTCCAGGAAGGCGGGCTGTCCGGAAAGCTGGTTGCGGAGGCGGAAAATATATCTTTGAGTTTTGGCGAGCACAAAATTTTTACAGATTTTTCTGCGGCAATTATGCGTGGCGACCGGGTGGGCATTATTGGCCCAAACGGTGCGGGCAAAACAACCCTGCTGCGGGTGCTTCTGGGCGAGCTGACGCCAGACGCTGGCTCTGTGCGACTGGGAACCAAGCTCGAGGTTGCGTACTTTGACCAGCTCCGCAGCGTGCTGGACCCAGATGTTCGAGCCTACGAAGCTGTTGCCGAGGGCAATGACTGGGTGACGATTGACGGGCGAAGAAAGCACGTCATGGGCTATTTGCAGGACTTTTTGTTCTCCCGCGACCGGGCGCGAACCAAGGTTCATGCTTTGTCGGGTGGCGAGCGAAACCGCCTGCTTTTGGCCAAGCTTTTTACTCAGCCCGCAAACGTGCTGGTGCTTGACGAACCCACAAACGACCTTGATGCAGAGACACTTGATCTGCTGGAAGAACTGCTGATGCAGTACTCAGGGACCGTTATTGTCGTGAGCCATGACCGTGCATTTTTGAATAACGTGGTGACATCCACCATTGCCTTTGATGATGACGGGGAAGTTCGCGAATACGTTGGCGGCTATGATGACTGGCAGCGCCAGCGCAGTACCTATGCTGATGAGGCGCAGGAGGCTCCAAAGCCTGCAAAGAAGCGTGAGCGAGTACGTGCTGATGGGAAGCGAAAGCTGAGCTTTGGCGAAAAGCGCGAGCGTGACCAGTTGCAGGAAGAGCTTGATGCGCTTCCGCAAAAGCTGGAAGAGCTGGAGGCACGGCAGGAAGAGTTGGGCAAAAAGCTGGAAGATCCTGATTTTTATGGTCGAGATCCTCAGGGCTTTGCCAGCTGTTCCGAAGAGCTGGAAGGGCTTTCTCCTCAGCTTGATGCCTTGCTGGAACGCTGGGAAGTCATTGAAGCCCGGCTTGCTGAGCTTGTCGAAGACTAG
- a CDS encoding N-acetylmuramoyl-L-alanine amidase, whose amino-acid sequence MLLFSVFCFFFSFQSSAQAATQAKMYQEAVAQFQRVEKSSSLSKRRDMWTSVHSRFKRVLSKNPSSSYAPKALYFMARSYEELARNSWLKRDARTAVDAYQRAENRFSRNHSWADDCLYRKAMLRYERLNDAGGAAKDLQLLLQRYPGGDKARDARQTLAMLAKKGVPEARIKAARRPSPPRSMIPDSRVPRSVRTVYDEAVDRLKGFRRSKSVTRDDCLRLARVFDALGEKRGAGLYAPRSLYHSGQTYEELGKRSGRRDDFEEAVVRYQRAFDSFPASNSWRDDCLYRKAYVSYTYLKKEDQAYADLIELKRNFPHGDMVANANAMLRKMDRPTRVASAKTSQKSVASVAVFKQPRRRVRTTGIARLTDIRHRSGDTYTRVVLDLDREINFEDHTLAPDPKHGKMHRLFVDLEKTRLGKDLAARVMVKDGILNGVRAGQNDSSTARVVFDFQSMQKYHMFTLQNPFRIVVDVYGDGDSPAPAVVTHAAAKKLPPVKRDHKPTYKERKVASDVLAQLGMTFKTIMIDAGHGGIDPGALDKVWWKDKRGRKHWKIRTREKEVALKAAKILGKKFERKGYRVLYTRTTDYKVQLEDRAMAANIKKADLFISLHCNANRKASVRGFETYYLGKARNNIVLRLAAKENNVDPVRISDTQKIVLDLVNSFKMKESRELATLVQKRCVTGLRRHYRGIKDHGARGAPFFVLVGARMPAILVEMGYITNPTEVKLLRSTTYLERVADGIVQGVEDYRKSLSRVGR is encoded by the coding sequence ATGCTGCTTTTTTCCGTGTTCTGTTTCTTTTTTTCTTTTCAGTCCTCGGCACAGGCTGCAACACAGGCCAAAATGTATCAGGAGGCTGTGGCCCAGTTCCAGCGTGTGGAAAAATCATCATCCCTGTCCAAGCGCCGGGACATGTGGACGAGTGTCCATTCCCGTTTTAAGCGTGTTCTGAGCAAGAACCCTTCAAGTTCTTATGCTCCAAAAGCGTTATATTTTATGGCACGCTCCTACGAAGAGCTGGCCAGAAATTCATGGCTGAAGCGCGATGCCCGTACTGCGGTTGACGCGTATCAGCGGGCCGAAAACCGTTTCTCAAGAAATCATAGCTGGGCCGATGACTGTCTGTATCGTAAGGCAATGCTTCGGTATGAGCGCCTGAATGATGCGGGTGGTGCGGCCAAAGATTTACAGCTGTTGCTGCAACGCTACCCCGGAGGGGACAAGGCGCGTGACGCCCGGCAGACCCTGGCAATGCTGGCAAAAAAAGGTGTGCCAGAGGCCAGAATAAAGGCTGCGCGGCGACCTTCTCCACCCCGGTCCATGATTCCTGATTCGCGGGTGCCTCGCTCTGTGCGCACCGTGTATGACGAGGCTGTGGACAGGCTCAAGGGATTTCGGCGTTCCAAAAGCGTGACGCGGGATGACTGCCTGCGTTTGGCGCGAGTCTTTGATGCCCTTGGAGAAAAACGTGGAGCGGGGCTGTATGCACCGCGTTCGCTGTATCACAGCGGGCAGACGTATGAAGAGCTGGGCAAACGCTCTGGACGGCGGGATGATTTTGAAGAGGCTGTGGTGCGCTACCAGCGTGCTTTTGACAGCTTTCCGGCGTCAAATAGCTGGCGGGATGATTGTCTGTACCGCAAGGCATATGTTTCGTATACCTACCTGAAAAAAGAAGATCAGGCTTATGCTGACCTGATTGAACTCAAAAGAAATTTCCCTCACGGCGACATGGTGGCAAATGCCAATGCCATGCTGCGAAAGATGGACCGCCCAACACGCGTTGCCTCTGCGAAAACATCGCAAAAGAGTGTGGCATCTGTTGCGGTGTTCAAGCAGCCTCGCCGTCGGGTGCGCACAACGGGAATTGCGCGACTCACGGACATTCGGCACCGCAGTGGTGATACCTACACCCGTGTGGTTCTGGATCTGGACCGGGAAATCAATTTTGAAGACCATACGCTTGCCCCCGACCCAAAGCATGGCAAGATGCATCGCCTTTTTGTTGACCTCGAAAAAACGCGGCTTGGGAAAGACCTTGCTGCCCGCGTCATGGTCAAGGATGGCATCCTGAATGGTGTCCGGGCTGGTCAGAATGATTCCAGCACGGCGCGTGTGGTTTTTGATTTTCAGTCCATGCAGAAATATCACATGTTTACGCTCCAGAATCCTTTTCGGATTGTGGTCGACGTGTACGGTGATGGTGATAGTCCTGCTCCAGCCGTGGTGACACACGCCGCAGCAAAGAAGCTGCCGCCTGTGAAGCGGGATCACAAGCCAACATACAAGGAACGAAAAGTTGCGTCTGATGTTTTGGCGCAGCTTGGCATGACATTTAAGACCATCATGATTGATGCCGGGCATGGCGGGATTGATCCCGGTGCGCTGGATAAAGTCTGGTGGAAGGACAAGCGCGGTCGCAAGCACTGGAAAATTCGGACCCGGGAAAAAGAAGTAGCGCTCAAGGCTGCAAAAATTCTGGGAAAGAAATTTGAGAGAAAAGGGTACCGGGTGCTGTACACCCGAACCACAGACTATAAAGTGCAGCTCGAAGACCGTGCTATGGCGGCGAACATTAAGAAAGCTGACCTGTTTATCTCTTTGCACTGCAATGCAAACAGAAAAGCGTCTGTCCGAGGCTTTGAGACATATTACCTTGGCAAGGCCCGGAACAATATTGTTCTGCGACTGGCTGCCAAGGAAAATAATGTCGACCCTGTACGCATTTCCGACACGCAGAAAATCGTTCTCGATTTGGTGAACAGCTTTAAGATGAAGGAATCACGAGAGCTGGCAACGCTGGTTCAAAAGCGCTGCGTCACTGGTCTGCGGCGGCATTATCGCGGAATCAAGGACCACGGAGCCAGAGGGGCACCGTTCTTTGTTTTGGTAGGAGCGCGAATGCCTGCAATTCTTGTGGAAATGGGGTACATTACAAACCCGACAGAGGTGAAGCTTTTGCGGAGTACTACGTATCTTGAACGTGTCGCTGATGGCATTGTTCAGGGCGTTGAAGATTACCGCAAATCGCTTTCCAGAGTTGGTCGGTAA
- a CDS encoding response regulator — MSEQTVKDVAMRVLVIEDSHVQAKIVSRHIEGLTNFTTVWASTLEEAAEIISAQRDELFAAVVDLNLPDAPDGEAVDLTMAAHLPSIVLTATFHDEVRDSLLERNVADYVLKESMVVLDSVVDGLSRLFRNQFIQALVVDDSRAARNVVRNLLSCQNFQVLEAANGAEALALVEQSKGQVKVVVTDWEMPEMDGFALCSALRKKYCKRELAIVGISGAGGTAMTAKFLKLGANDFLAKPFSAEEFSWRVNQTVEMMELIQKLNECNQQLKHSALAGASA; from the coding sequence ATGAGCGAGCAGACTGTAAAGGATGTGGCCATGCGGGTGCTGGTAATTGAGGATAGCCATGTGCAGGCGAAGATTGTTTCGCGGCACATTGAAGGGCTGACGAATTTTACCACTGTATGGGCTTCGACACTGGAAGAAGCTGCCGAAATCATAAGCGCACAGCGGGATGAACTGTTTGCTGCTGTGGTTGATCTGAACTTGCCAGATGCTCCGGACGGGGAGGCTGTGGACCTGACAATGGCCGCGCACCTGCCGAGCATTGTGCTGACTGCGACCTTCCATGATGAAGTGCGTGATTCGCTTCTGGAGCGCAATGTCGCGGACTATGTGCTCAAGGAGAGCATGGTGGTGCTGGATAGCGTTGTGGATGGTCTGTCTCGGCTTTTCCGTAACCAGTTTATTCAGGCTTTGGTGGTGGATGACTCCAGAGCTGCCAGAAATGTGGTCCGAAATCTTTTGTCCTGCCAGAATTTTCAGGTGCTGGAGGCCGCAAATGGAGCTGAGGCCCTTGCGCTGGTGGAGCAGAGCAAAGGACAGGTCAAGGTTGTGGTTACGGACTGGGAAATGCCAGAGATGGACGGCTTTGCCCTGTGCAGCGCTCTGAGAAAAAAATACTGCAAGCGTGAGCTGGCTATTGTGGGTATTTCTGGCGCTGGCGGTACTGCCATGACCGCGAAGTTTTTGAAGCTCGGAGCCAATGACTTTTTGGCGAAACCGTTTTCCGCAGAGGAATTTTCGTGGCGGGTGAACCAGACGGTAGAAATGATGGAGCTTATCCAGAAACTTAATGAGTGCAACCAGCAGTTGAAGCACAGTGCACTGGCTGGAGCTTCGGCCTAG